The proteins below are encoded in one region of Brevundimonas fontaquae:
- the tuf gene encoding elongation factor Tu, translated as MAKEKFERTKPHCNIGTIGHVDHGKTTLTAAITMTLAKAGGAKAMNYADIDAAPEEKARGITINTAHVEYETANRHYAHVDCPGHADYVKNMITGAAQMDGAILVVSAADGPMPQTREHILLARQVGVPALVVFMNKVDLVDDEELLELVEMEVRELLSSYQFPGDDIPITKGSAKAATDGVNPEIGEQRVLALMETVDAYIPQPERPVDLPFLMPVEDVFSISGRGTVVTGRVEKGIIKVGEEVEIVGIRPVQKTTCTGVEMFRKLLDQGQAGDNVGVLLRGTKREDVERGQVLCKPGSITPHTKFLAEAYILTKEEGGRHTPFFTNYRPQFYFRTTDVTGIVQLKEGVEMIMPGDNAELNVELITPIAMDQGLRFAIREGGRTVGAGVVAKIIA; from the coding sequence ATGGCCAAGGAAAAGTTCGAACGGACGAAGCCGCACTGCAACATCGGCACGATTGGTCACGTTGACCACGGCAAGACGACGTTGACGGCTGCGATCACGATGACGCTGGCGAAGGCCGGCGGCGCGAAGGCGATGAACTACGCCGACATCGACGCTGCGCCGGAAGAGAAGGCTCGCGGCATCACGATCAACACCGCGCACGTGGAATATGAGACTGCCAACCGTCACTACGCCCACGTCGACTGCCCCGGCCACGCCGACTATGTGAAGAACATGATCACCGGCGCCGCGCAGATGGACGGCGCGATCCTGGTGGTGTCGGCTGCTGACGGCCCGATGCCGCAGACCCGCGAGCACATCCTGCTGGCTCGTCAGGTCGGCGTGCCGGCCCTGGTGGTCTTCATGAACAAGGTCGACCTGGTCGACGACGAAGAGCTGCTCGAGCTGGTCGAGATGGAAGTGCGCGAGCTGCTGAGCTCGTACCAGTTCCCCGGCGACGACATTCCGATCACCAAGGGTTCGGCCAAGGCCGCGACCGACGGCGTGAACCCGGAAATCGGCGAACAGCGCGTTCTGGCCCTGATGGAAACCGTCGACGCCTACATCCCGCAGCCGGAGCGTCCGGTCGACCTGCCGTTCCTGATGCCGGTCGAAGACGTGTTCTCGATCTCGGGCCGTGGCACCGTGGTCACGGGCCGCGTCGAGAAGGGCATCATCAAGGTTGGTGAGGAAGTCGAGATCGTCGGCATCCGTCCGGTCCAGAAGACGACCTGCACGGGCGTGGAAATGTTCCGCAAGCTGCTGGACCAAGGTCAAGCGGGCGACAACGTCGGCGTGCTGCTGCGCGGCACGAAGCGTGAAGACGTCGAGCGCGGCCAAGTGCTGTGCAAGCCGGGCTCCATCACCCCGCACACCAAGTTCCTGGCCGAAGCCTACATCCTGACCAAGGAAGAAGGCGGTCGTCACACCCCGTTCTTCACGAACTATCGCCCGCAGTTCTACTTCCGCACGACGGACGTGACCGGCATCGTTCAGCTGAAGGAAGGCGTCGAGATGATCATGCCGGGCGACAACGCCGAGCTGAACGTCGAGCTGATCACCCCGATCGCGATGGACCAGGGCCTGCGCTTCGCCATCCGTGAAGGCGGCCGCACCGTCGGCGCCGGCGTCGTGGCCAAGATCATCGCCTAA
- a CDS encoding carboxylesterase/lipase family protein — protein sequence MRLISLLACLVALSACATHPGKVDQVRFAKDAEPVLATTEAGTVRGVEGAGTRAFLGVPFAAPPVGDLRWRAPQPVQAWQGVRDATRIGSDCTQAIGRRSILGGGGGIVVGSEDCLYLNIYAPGGEAAEARPVMVYIPGGAFTVGAGANYDPSKLAREQGRVVVTMNYRLGALGWLAHPGFQATGEGFGGNFGLMDQQAALKWVHRNIAAFGGDSGDVTLFAESAGAWTACYLMASPQSEGLYQRVIMQSGGCLEPSSLVKAQDAAQSGPMFAERLGCTGDDQIACLRALPAWRLSRAASLRAGINGPGSWGPVHTDATVPENPAVAIREGRFTRVPVLVGTNLDEGRLFANEVQDMDRYQKETIWMYGDEGERVLARYPVGEDGPAYAIAANFTDQRFACPSQALRRLLAHHVPVWGYEFADREAPFVLPDWIVGLDLGAYHASELAYVFGTRWVFADPKRFTPEQKALSERMQRLWATFGSSAFAAEWPRVEGAGPVRVFKPEGDVMDDGFFERHHCDFWDGTPFGTVH from the coding sequence ATGCGTCTGATCTCGTTGCTTGCGTGCCTTGTCGCCCTGTCGGCCTGCGCCACCCATCCCGGCAAGGTCGATCAGGTCCGGTTCGCCAAGGACGCCGAGCCGGTGTTGGCGACGACCGAAGCCGGGACGGTGCGCGGCGTCGAGGGGGCGGGGACGCGAGCGTTTCTCGGCGTGCCGTTCGCGGCGCCGCCCGTCGGCGATCTGCGCTGGCGCGCGCCGCAGCCGGTCCAGGCTTGGCAGGGCGTTCGGGATGCGACGCGGATTGGTTCGGACTGCACCCAGGCGATCGGGCGACGTTCGATCCTGGGCGGCGGCGGCGGGATCGTCGTCGGGTCCGAGGACTGTCTGTATCTGAACATCTATGCGCCGGGCGGGGAGGCGGCCGAGGCGCGACCCGTGATGGTCTATATCCCGGGCGGCGCCTTCACCGTGGGGGCGGGCGCCAACTACGATCCCTCGAAACTGGCGCGCGAGCAGGGGCGGGTGGTCGTGACGATGAACTATCGGCTCGGCGCGCTGGGCTGGCTGGCGCATCCCGGGTTTCAGGCGACCGGCGAAGGCTTCGGCGGCAACTTCGGCCTTATGGATCAGCAGGCGGCGCTGAAATGGGTGCATCGGAACATTGCGGCCTTCGGCGGCGATTCAGGCGACGTCACCCTGTTCGCCGAGAGCGCGGGCGCGTGGACGGCCTGTTACCTCATGGCGTCGCCGCAGTCGGAGGGGCTGTATCAACGGGTCATCATGCAGAGCGGCGGGTGCCTGGAGCCGTCATCCCTGGTCAAGGCGCAGGACGCGGCCCAGTCGGGGCCGATGTTCGCCGAAAGGCTGGGCTGCACAGGCGACGATCAGATCGCTTGTCTGAGAGCGCTTCCGGCCTGGCGGCTGTCGCGGGCGGCGTCATTGAGGGCGGGGATCAACGGGCCGGGATCATGGGGACCGGTGCACACGGACGCCACTGTGCCGGAAAACCCGGCGGTCGCCATCCGAGAGGGGCGGTTCACGCGCGTGCCCGTCCTCGTCGGGACGAACCTCGATGAGGGGCGGCTGTTCGCGAACGAGGTGCAGGACATGGATCGCTATCAGAAGGAGACGATCTGGATGTACGGCGACGAGGGTGAGCGGGTGCTGGCGCGCTATCCTGTGGGTGAGGACGGGCCCGCCTATGCCATCGCTGCGAACTTCACGGACCAGAGGTTCGCCTGTCCGTCACAGGCCTTGCGACGTCTTCTGGCCCACCATGTGCCGGTGTGGGGCTATGAGTTCGCCGATCGAGAGGCGCCGTTCGTCTTGCCGGACTGGATCGTCGGTCTGGATCTGGGCGCCTATCACGCCAGTGAACTGGCCTATGTGTTCGGCACGCGCTGGGTGTTTGCTGATCCCAAGCGGTTCACGCCGGAGCAAAAGGCTCTGTCTGAGCGGATGCAAAGGCTGTGGGCGACGTTCGGCAGTTCGGCCTTCGCCGCCGAATGGCCCCGCGTCGAAGGTGCGGGGCCGGTGCGGGTGTTCAAGCCGGAGGGCGATGTGATGGACGACGGCTTTTTCGAACGCCACCACTGCGACTTCTGGGACGGGACGCCGTTCGGCACCGTCCACTAG
- the rpsJ gene encoding 30S ribosomal protein S10: MDQSIRIRLKAFDHRVLDFSTREIVNTAKRTGATVRGPIPLPTLIEKFTVNRSPHVDKKSREQFEIRTHKRVLDIVDPTPQTVDALMKLDLSAGVDVEIKI; the protein is encoded by the coding sequence ATGGATCAAAGCATCCGCATCAGGCTCAAGGCCTTTGATCACCGCGTCCTCGATTTTTCGACGCGCGAGATCGTTAATACCGCCAAGCGCACCGGCGCGACCGTTCGCGGTCCGATTCCGCTGCCGACCCTGATCGAGAAGTTCACCGTGAACCGCTCTCCGCACGTCGATAAGAAGTCGCGTGAGCAGTTTGAAATCCGCACGCACAAACGCGTGCTCGACATCGTCGACCCCACCCCGCAGACCGTGGACGCGCTCATGAAGCTCGACCTGTCCGCCGGCGTGGACGTCGAGATCAAGATTTAA
- a CDS encoding porin, giving the protein MKTILLATAAAALFAAPAFAQDAIGSVGVTYSNPSIEVAGDDVDADVWTVDGSVALPAQDWTVTLNGAIDYTKAFGEEDVTGAAAAHLTKMWSSDVRAGAFVAANGIGSGNEPIWTVGAEAQKYLSNATLTGQVAYTTADNVDADIWTVGADAAFYVMPNLRLNAGVAYNNVDFSGGDTDAWTYGVGAEYEFENTPFSLGAAYTRADIDSLDVDTWSVGLRYSFGGGLQARDRAGANLGVSAISSVLNVF; this is encoded by the coding sequence ATGAAGACGATCCTCCTCGCCACGGCCGCCGCCGCCCTGTTCGCCGCCCCGGCCTTCGCCCAAGACGCCATCGGTTCGGTCGGCGTGACCTATTCCAACCCGTCGATCGAAGTCGCCGGCGACGACGTCGACGCCGACGTCTGGACCGTTGACGGCTCGGTCGCCTTGCCGGCCCAGGACTGGACTGTGACCCTGAACGGCGCGATCGACTACACCAAGGCCTTTGGCGAAGAAGACGTCACCGGCGCCGCCGCCGCTCACCTGACCAAGATGTGGTCCTCCGACGTCCGCGCCGGCGCCTTCGTCGCCGCCAACGGCATCGGCAGCGGCAACGAGCCGATCTGGACCGTGGGCGCTGAAGCGCAGAAGTATCTGTCGAACGCCACCCTGACTGGCCAAGTCGCCTACACGACCGCTGACAACGTGGACGCCGACATCTGGACCGTCGGCGCCGACGCCGCCTTCTACGTCATGCCGAACCTGCGCCTGAACGCGGGCGTCGCCTACAACAACGTCGACTTCTCGGGCGGCGACACCGACGCCTGGACCTATGGCGTGGGCGCCGAATACGAGTTCGAGAACACCCCGTTCTCGCTGGGCGCCGCCTATACCCGCGCCGACATCGATTCGCTGGACGTCGACACCTGGTCGGTCGGCCTGCGCTATTCGTTCGGCGGCGGTCTGCAAGCGCGTGACCGCGCCGGCGCCAACCTGGGCGTCTCGGCCATCTCCAGCGTCCTGAACGTCTTCTAA
- a CDS encoding transcriptional regulator, producing MTQRRTRYPGPIAEAKTHAHTLIEQGFAEDAALAAVLDRYPAELFDINLYDYDDEGQVSLRTGARGRLSGEELLEAIKQGRLWVNLRGVETGWPELWAAAMKDFAAIQATYPGMRAVRNAGQLILSSPKARVPYHFDAAGVVLFHLRGRKRLFVYPGDEGHLPERNMEQVVARQTTEELPYTLAFEQDAQVMDLEPGRALTWPLYAPHRVENLDRFCVSLSMDFQTWPSRFRNGALFTNAVIRSRGGRPRFTDGMTTPELAARWAASLALKKAGAMKSKIANFERDFEPEIGAADGAGALNARS from the coding sequence ATGACCCAGCGCCGCACACGCTATCCCGGCCCGATCGCCGAGGCCAAGACCCACGCGCACACCCTGATCGAGCAAGGGTTCGCCGAGGATGCGGCGCTGGCCGCCGTGCTGGATCGCTATCCGGCCGAACTGTTCGACATCAACCTGTATGACTACGACGACGAGGGTCAGGTGTCCTTGCGTACCGGCGCGCGCGGGCGGCTGTCGGGCGAGGAACTGCTCGAGGCGATCAAACAGGGTCGGCTGTGGGTCAATCTGCGTGGGGTCGAGACGGGCTGGCCCGAACTGTGGGCGGCGGCGATGAAGGATTTCGCCGCGATCCAGGCGACCTATCCGGGGATGCGGGCGGTGCGAAACGCGGGGCAGCTGATCCTGTCGTCGCCCAAGGCGCGCGTGCCCTATCATTTCGACGCGGCGGGCGTGGTGCTGTTCCATCTTCGTGGGCGCAAGCGGCTGTTCGTCTATCCCGGCGACGAGGGGCATCTGCCCGAGCGAAACATGGAACAGGTGGTTGCGCGCCAGACGACCGAGGAACTGCCTTACACGCTGGCGTTCGAACAGGACGCGCAGGTCATGGATCTGGAGCCAGGCCGCGCCCTGACCTGGCCGCTGTATGCGCCGCACCGGGTGGAGAATCTGGACCGCTTCTGCGTCAGCCTGTCGATGGATTTTCAGACCTGGCCGTCGCGGTTCCGCAACGGGGCGCTGTTCACCAATGCGGTGATCCGCAGCCGGGGCGGGCGGCCGCGCTTCACCGACGGCATGACAACGCCGGAGCTGGCGGCACGCTGGGCCGCGTCGCTGGCGCTCAAGAAGGCGGGCGCGATGAAGAGCAAGATCGCCAACTTCGAGCGTGACTTCGAGCCGGAGATCGGCGCGGCGGACGGCGCGGGCGCGCTGAACGCCAGGTCATAA
- the rplD gene encoding 50S ribosomal protein L4: MKLSVIQLDGKAAGDVELSDAVFGISDIRGDILARTVNWQLAKRRAGTHKVQTRNENSRTGKKMYKQKGTGGARHGSRRAPQFVGGSRAFGPIVRDHGFSLPKKIRALALRHALSSKAKSGDLIVVDTVSVKEAKTASLRETLGKLGWTKALIIAGPEVDTNFGLAARNIPHIDVLPNAGLNVYDILRADKLVLTKAAIEAIEARFSDKEAA, translated from the coding sequence ATGAAACTCTCTGTCATCCAACTCGACGGCAAGGCTGCTGGCGACGTGGAACTGTCGGACGCCGTCTTCGGCATCTCCGACATCCGCGGCGACATCCTGGCCCGCACCGTCAACTGGCAACTGGCCAAGCGCCGCGCCGGTACGCACAAGGTTCAAACCCGCAACGAGAACTCTCGTACGGGTAAGAAGATGTACAAGCAGAAGGGCACCGGCGGCGCTCGTCACGGTTCGCGCCGTGCACCGCAGTTCGTCGGCGGTTCGCGCGCCTTCGGCCCGATCGTTCGCGATCACGGCTTCTCGCTGCCGAAGAAGATTCGCGCGCTGGCTCTGCGTCACGCCCTGTCCTCCAAGGCCAAGTCGGGCGACCTGATCGTGGTCGACACCGTCTCGGTGAAGGAAGCCAAGACCGCTTCGCTGCGTGAAACGCTCGGCAAGCTGGGCTGGACCAAGGCTCTGATCATCGCGGGTCCCGAAGTCGATACGAACTTCGGCCTGGCCGCACGCAACATCCCGCACATCGACGTGCTGCCGAACGCCGGTCTGAACGTCTATGACATCCTGCGGGCTGACAAGCTGGTGCTGACGAAGGCCGCTATCGAGGCCATCGAAGCCCGCTTCAGCGATAAGGAAGCCGCGTAA
- a CDS encoding GIN domain-containing protein, with the protein MKTALIAAAAVATLTGFVAAPASAAEVEIRNAVARVVVIVEDRQDIGVEVTQGQTRLPAIQVRRDGNDVKIGGGLRRNGMWGGNSAIRGCNSGRSDAGQPGQGATVEVRDLGRIRLEDAPLIVVRTPRAVDVSASGAVFGSVGRGARSVELDNGGCGNWNVANVDGDLELGLGGSGAIRAGTSRSLKASVGGSGSISAGATGALKAAVGGSGNVEVASAGGRSELSIGGSGGVNVRQGRMDKLSVAIGGSGDVRYGGATRDLDVAIAGSGSVRVASATGSVSRSVVGSGTLQIGQ; encoded by the coding sequence ATGAAAACCGCACTGATCGCCGCCGCCGCCGTCGCCACCCTGACCGGGTTTGTCGCTGCGCCCGCTTCGGCCGCCGAGGTCGAGATACGCAACGCCGTCGCCCGTGTGGTGGTCATCGTCGAGGATCGTCAGGATATCGGGGTCGAGGTCACGCAAGGCCAGACGCGCTTGCCGGCCATCCAGGTTCGCCGCGACGGCAATGACGTGAAGATCGGCGGCGGCCTGCGCCGTAACGGCATGTGGGGCGGCAACAGCGCCATTCGCGGCTGCAACTCCGGTCGCAGCGATGCAGGCCAGCCGGGGCAGGGCGCGACCGTCGAGGTACGCGACCTGGGCCGCATCCGCCTGGAAGACGCGCCCTTGATCGTCGTGCGCACGCCGCGCGCGGTGGATGTCAGCGCCAGCGGCGCGGTCTTCGGCTCGGTCGGACGCGGCGCGCGATCGGTCGAGTTGGACAATGGCGGCTGCGGCAATTGGAACGTGGCCAATGTGGATGGCGATCTGGAACTGGGACTCGGGGGCTCGGGCGCGATCCGCGCCGGCACGTCTCGATCGCTGAAGGCCAGCGTCGGCGGATCGGGCTCCATTTCCGCCGGAGCAACCGGAGCCCTGAAGGCGGCTGTCGGCGGATCGGGCAATGTCGAGGTGGCCAGCGCCGGCGGACGCAGTGAACTGTCCATCGGCGGCTCGGGCGGTGTGAACGTGCGGCAGGGCCGAATGGACAAGCTGTCGGTCGCCATCGGCGGCTCGGGCGATGTTCGCTACGGCGGCGCGACGCGCGACCTGGACGTGGCGATCGCCGGATCGGGCAGCGTCCGCGTCGCCTCGGCCACGGGATCGGTCTCTCGCTCCGTCGTCGGATCGGGAACCCTGCAGATCGGGCAGTAA
- the rplC gene encoding 50S ribosomal protein L3 produces MRTGVIAKKLGMTRVFADDGAHVPVTVLQLDGCQVVGQRTQERDGYVALQLGAGTKKAKNTNKAQRETFAKAEVEPKAYVTEFRVDADGLLDVGAELSAEHFLVGQKVDIQGETIGKGFAGAMKRWNFGGLRATHGVSVSHRSHGSTGNRQDPGRTFPGKKMAGHYGTETVTTQNLTVVRVDAERGLILIKGAVPGHDGSYVKVRDAIKKARPADAPFPGALKSSKSAAQPASTPAEEAPVEATEGGEA; encoded by the coding sequence ATGCGCACGGGCGTGATCGCCAAGAAGCTGGGCATGACCCGCGTGTTCGCCGATGACGGCGCGCACGTACCGGTCACTGTGCTGCAGCTCGACGGCTGCCAAGTCGTCGGCCAACGTACCCAGGAGCGTGACGGCTACGTCGCTCTCCAGCTGGGCGCTGGCACGAAGAAGGCTAAGAACACCAACAAGGCTCAACGCGAGACCTTCGCCAAGGCGGAAGTCGAACCGAAGGCCTATGTGACCGAGTTCCGCGTCGATGCGGACGGTCTGCTGGACGTGGGCGCCGAACTGTCGGCCGAACACTTCCTGGTGGGCCAGAAGGTCGACATCCAGGGCGAGACCATCGGTAAGGGTTTCGCCGGCGCCATGAAGCGCTGGAACTTCGGCGGCCTTCGCGCCACCCACGGCGTTTCGGTCTCGCACCGTTCGCACGGTTCGACGGGTAACCGTCAGGACCCGGGTCGCACGTTCCCCGGCAAGAAGATGGCCGGCCACTACGGCACCGAAACCGTCACCACCCAGAACCTGACCGTCGTCCGCGTGGACGCCGAGCGTGGCCTGATCCTGATCAAGGGCGCTGTCCCCGGTCACGACGGCAGCTACGTCAAGGTTCGCGACGCCATCAAGAAGGCTCGCCCGGCCGACGCTCCGTTCCCTGGCGCGCTGAAGTCGAGCAAGTCTGCTGCTCAACCCGCCTCGACCCCGGCTGAAGAAGCCCCCGTCGAAGCGACCGAAGGCGGTGAAGCGTAA
- the rplB gene encoding 50S ribosomal protein L2: MALKHYNPTSPGRRALVLVDRSELHKGRPEKSLTEGLTKSGGRGQGGRIAVRFRGGGAKTLYRKIDFKRRKWDMVGTVERLEYDPNRTAFIALVTYEDGEKTYIIAPQRLKAGDTIVAGEKTDVKPGNAMPLRSMPVGTIIHNIEMKPGKGAQLARSAGAYAQLVGRDQGYAQIRLGSGELRMVLDGCIATVGAVSNPDHMNQNLGKAGRKRHMGWRPHVRGVAMNPIDHPHGGGEGRTSGGRTPVTPWGKDTKGTRTRKNKATDKYIIRTRHVKKAR; this comes from the coding sequence ATGGCCTTGAAACATTACAATCCGACCTCGCCGGGCCGTCGCGCCCTCGTGCTGGTTGACCGTTCGGAACTCCACAAGGGCCGTCCGGAAAAGTCGCTGACCGAAGGTCTGACCAAGTCGGGCGGACGGGGGCAGGGCGGTCGCATCGCGGTCCGCTTCCGCGGCGGCGGCGCCAAGACCCTGTACCGCAAGATCGACTTCAAGCGTCGCAAGTGGGACATGGTCGGCACGGTCGAGCGTCTGGAATACGATCCGAACCGCACGGCCTTCATCGCGCTCGTGACCTACGAGGACGGCGAGAAGACCTACATCATCGCGCCGCAACGCCTTAAGGCGGGCGACACGATCGTCGCGGGCGAAAAGACCGACGTGAAGCCGGGCAACGCCATGCCGCTTCGTTCGATGCCGGTGGGTACGATCATCCACAACATCGAAATGAAGCCGGGCAAGGGCGCCCAGCTGGCCCGTTCGGCCGGCGCCTACGCCCAGCTGGTCGGTCGCGATCAGGGCTATGCCCAGATCCGTCTTGGCTCGGGCGAACTGCGTATGGTCCTGGACGGCTGCATCGCCACGGTGGGCGCGGTTTCGAACCCCGACCACATGAACCAGAATCTGGGCAAGGCCGGTCGCAAGCGTCACATGGGCTGGCGTCCGCACGTTCGCGGCGTCGCCATGAACCCGATCGACCACCCGCATGGTGGTGGTGAAGGCCGGACCTCTGGTGGTCGTACCCCCGTCACGCCGTGGGGTAAGGACACCAAGGGCACTCGTACCCGCAAGAACAAGGCTACGGACAAGTACATCATCCGTACCCGCCACGTTAAGAAGGCTCGCTAA
- a CDS encoding L,D-transpeptidase family protein, whose product MNRPAYLAALAVLALGACSPKEENTAAPAAQTAETAQVGQTGPLSRDAIENTAYAPPPAAQEDQPASPNAAQQQPQPALIRAQVLLERARFSPGAIDGLAGSNMRQAISAFQEANGMTVNGELNADVMGRLRAAAGPGAVTTTYTITQEDIAGPYLGVVPTQLEAQGQAAHMGYANIVEALAERFHVTEALLRAMNPSADFNRVGQGLLVPAVNTAPLPADVDHIDVDKSEGSVKAFDADGKLIAYFPATIGSGDNPTPTGTVKVNGVARNPDYTYDPSKLSYGDGKKKVVVKPGPNNPVGVVWIDLNKPSYGIHGTPDPHLVGKTASHGCVRLTNWDAWMLADKVKPGVTVRFI is encoded by the coding sequence ATGAATCGTCCCGCCTACCTCGCCGCACTCGCTGTTCTCGCTCTGGGCGCCTGCTCGCCGAAGGAGGAGAACACAGCCGCCCCAGCGGCGCAGACGGCCGAGACCGCGCAAGTGGGCCAAACCGGCCCGCTCTCTCGAGACGCCATCGAAAACACCGCCTACGCGCCGCCGCCGGCCGCACAAGAGGACCAGCCGGCCAGCCCGAATGCCGCCCAGCAGCAGCCGCAGCCCGCCCTGATCCGCGCCCAGGTTCTTCTGGAGCGCGCCCGCTTCTCGCCCGGCGCGATCGACGGCCTGGCGGGGTCGAACATGCGTCAGGCGATCTCCGCGTTTCAGGAAGCCAACGGCATGACGGTGAACGGGGAGCTGAACGCCGACGTGATGGGCCGACTGCGCGCCGCCGCCGGACCGGGCGCGGTGACCACCACCTACACCATCACCCAGGAGGACATCGCCGGACCCTACCTCGGCGTCGTCCCCACGCAGCTGGAGGCTCAAGGTCAGGCGGCCCACATGGGCTACGCCAATATCGTCGAGGCCTTGGCCGAGCGCTTCCACGTCACCGAGGCCTTGCTGCGCGCGATGAACCCCAGCGCCGACTTCAACCGCGTTGGCCAGGGCCTGCTTGTCCCCGCCGTCAACACCGCCCCCCTGCCCGCCGACGTGGACCACATCGACGTCGACAAGAGCGAAGGCTCGGTCAAGGCGTTTGATGCCGACGGCAAGCTGATCGCCTACTTCCCCGCCACCATCGGCAGCGGCGACAACCCGACCCCGACCGGCACGGTCAAGGTCAACGGCGTGGCGCGAAACCCGGACTACACCTACGACCCGTCGAAACTCAGCTATGGCGACGGCAAGAAGAAGGTCGTCGTCAAACCGGGCCCCAACAATCCGGTCGGCGTTGTCTGGATCGATCTGAACAAGCCGAGCTACGGCATCCACGGCACGCCGGACCCCCATCTGGTCGGCAAAACGGCCTCGCACGGCTGCGTGCGCCTGACCAACTGGGACGCCTGGATGCTGGCCGACAAGGTCAAACCGGGCGTCACTGTCCGCTTTATCTAG
- a CDS encoding GNAT family N-acetyltransferase, which yields MAGMLQVEIMDAAAMDAAAIALWRAWTADNPDLASPYFRWDYAEIASRVCPGAAIAVFRRDGEIVGFFPHQRRGGAVQPLGAPMNDYHGVIAPAGETITLEEVARLLNAKRLNVPGWIGAGETGQARETVQVAMPEAGYDDWYAERRKTFGKYFKDKERARRSLEAELGPIRVERGLRDPALLDHLIALKAAQYRRSGLHDIFACGWTRDLLHALMSEPREGFGASMAAMHAGDKLVAIEFSLHAGRHYHFWFPAYEPTLARCSPGILLSMDTMRLAAAEGFRVFDFGFEGETYKKYFVNARQTVREAVVMQPGVTQALGDITVAALNRAGGRGEAVRASLRRRWATIEACEATPVGRLRGAAVAARSAVQKAAAKKKTPARVAHV from the coding sequence ATGGCCGGAATGCTGCAGGTCGAGATCATGGACGCGGCGGCGATGGACGCCGCCGCCATAGCCCTTTGGCGTGCGTGGACGGCTGACAATCCTGATCTGGCCAGCCCCTATTTCCGCTGGGACTATGCCGAGATCGCCTCACGGGTCTGCCCCGGCGCTGCGATCGCCGTGTTCCGACGGGACGGTGAGATCGTCGGCTTCTTCCCGCATCAGCGACGCGGCGGGGCGGTGCAGCCGCTGGGCGCGCCCATGAACGACTATCACGGCGTCATCGCCCCGGCGGGCGAGACGATCACGCTGGAAGAGGTGGCGCGGCTGTTGAACGCCAAGCGGCTGAACGTGCCCGGCTGGATCGGCGCGGGCGAAACGGGCCAGGCGCGCGAGACGGTGCAGGTGGCCATGCCCGAGGCGGGCTATGACGATTGGTACGCCGAGCGTCGCAAGACCTTCGGCAAATACTTCAAGGACAAGGAGCGGGCGCGCCGCAGCCTGGAGGCTGAACTGGGGCCGATCCGGGTGGAGCGGGGTCTCAGAGATCCGGCGCTGCTGGATCATCTGATCGCGCTGAAGGCGGCGCAGTATCGGCGCTCGGGGCTGCATGACATCTTCGCCTGCGGCTGGACGCGGGATCTGCTGCACGCGCTGATGAGCGAGCCGCGAGAAGGCTTCGGCGCCTCGATGGCGGCCATGCATGCGGGCGACAAGCTTGTGGCGATCGAGTTCTCGCTGCACGCCGGGCGGCATTACCATTTCTGGTTCCCGGCCTATGAGCCAACGCTTGCGCGGTGCTCGCCGGGCATCCTGCTGAGCATGGACACAATGCGGCTGGCGGCGGCCGAGGGTTTCCGGGTGTTCGACTTTGGCTTCGAGGGCGAGACCTACAAGAAGTATTTCGTCAACGCGCGGCAGACGGTGCGCGAAGCCGTGGTGATGCAGCCGGGCGTGACCCAGGCGCTGGGCGACATCACGGTCGCGGCGCTGAACAGGGCGGGCGGACGCGGCGAGGCGGTGCGGGCGTCCCTGCGTCGGCGCTGGGCCACGATCGAAGCCTGCGAGGCGACGCCCGTCGGGCGGCTGAGGGGCGCGGCGGTCGCCGCACGGTCGGCTGTTCAGAAGGCGGCCGCAAAGAAGAAGACGCCGGCGCGCGTCGCCCACGTTTGA
- a CDS encoding 50S ribosomal protein L23 — MAAQPTAKHYDTILAPVITEKATILSEQNKVVFRVADTATKDEIAAAVESLFKVNVLKVNTLVQKGKTKRFRGILGRRVDIKKAIVTLADGQSIDVTTGL; from the coding sequence ATGGCCGCTCAACCTACCGCCAAGCACTACGACACCATCCTGGCCCCGGTGATCACCGAAAAGGCCACGATCCTGTCCGAGCAGAACAAGGTCGTCTTCCGCGTCGCCGACACGGCGACCAAGGACGAGATCGCCGCTGCGGTCGAAAGCCTGTTCAAAGTCAACGTCCTGAAGGTCAACACCCTGGTTCAAAAGGGCAAGACCAAGCGCTTCCGGGGTATCCTGGGTCGCCGGGTCGACATCAAAAAAGCGATCGTGACGCTGGCTGACGGCCAGTCGATCGACGTCACCACGGGGCTCTGA